Proteins encoded in a region of the Vicia villosa cultivar HV-30 ecotype Madison, WI linkage group LG5, Vvil1.0, whole genome shotgun sequence genome:
- the LOC131604661 gene encoding uncharacterized protein LOC131604661 has protein sequence MYLKSKYYEEPLPEEGHYPESRWGLIFYGAVNAYGRGIRVIISMPQDSHIPFNARLMFDCTNNMAEYEACIIGLEEAIDLRTKILDVYGDSALVINQIKGEWETRHPGLIPYRDYARRLLTFFNKVESHHIPRKENQMADALTTLASMYQVKFPNEAPQIKIMRLDRPAHVFAVEVILDDKPWFHDIKIFLQKQEYPPGASSKDRRTLRRLSGNFFLTGNVLYKRNFDIVLLRCVDIHEVNLLMQEIHEGCFGTHANVYAMT, from the coding sequence ATGTATTTGAAATCAAAATATTATGAAGAGCCTTTACCTGAAGAAGGGCATTATCCTGAATCCCGATGGGGTTTGATATTTTATGGAGCTGTTAACGCTTATGGTCGAGGAATTAGGGTAATCATTTCCATGCCACAAGATTCTCACATACCATTTAATGCAAGACTGAtgtttgactgcaccaacaatatggcagaatacgaagcttgtatcataGGACTAGAAGAAGCCATTGATCTTAGAACCAAGATTCTAGATGTGTATGGAGATTCTGCTCTAGTGATtaatcagatcaaaggagaatgggaaacccgTCACCCTGGcttaattccttacagagattatgctcGAAGACTGCTGaccttcttcaacaaagttgagtcCCATCACATACCTCGTAAGGAAAATCAAATGGCAGATGCATTGACTACTCTGGCTTCCATGTATCAAGTGAAGTTTCCAAATGAAGCTCCTCAAATTAAaatcatgcgcctggataggccggcCCATGTGTTCGCTGTTGAAGTTATCTTAGATGACAAGCCATGGTTTCATGACATCAAAATATTCTTGCAAAAACAAGAGTACCCACCAGGGGCATCGAGCAAAGACAGGAGAACTTTGAGAAGATTGTCTGGTAATTTCTTCCTAACTGGAAATGTGCTCTACAAGAGAAACTTTGATATAgtattgctcagatgcgtggatataCACGAAGTAAACCTGTTGATgcaagaaattcatgaaggatgtTTTGGCACTCATgccaatgtatatgcaatgacaTGA